The bacterium (Candidatus Blackallbacteria) CG13_big_fil_rev_8_21_14_2_50_49_14 region ATTCAAAACTTCTTTGAAGAGATGGGCAATCAGGCCCTCGTTCATGCTGCGCACGTCCTGCTCGTCCACAAAGGACATTTCCAAATCCAATTGGGTAAATTCAGGCTGACGGTCGGCGCGCAGGTCTTCATCGCGGAAGCAGCGGGCAATCTGAAAATAACGCTCCATGCCCGAAACCATCAGAATCTGTTTGTAGATTTGCGGGGATTGGGGCAAGGCATAGAAATGGCCAGGATGCACGCGGCTGGGCACGAGGTAATCGCGGGCGCCCTCGGGGGTGGTTTTGATCAGCATCGGGGTTTCAATTTCATAAAAGCCCTTGTCTGAAAGATAATTGCGAATCACTTGGGTCACGCGGTGACGCACTTTCAGGCGCTCCTGGACCTTGGGGCGACGCAAATCCAGATAGCGGTATTTCAGGCGCAGAGGCTCATCGATATTCAAATCGTCATCAATTTCAAAGGGCGGGGTTTTGGCAGTATTCAGAATTTCAAGCGCCTCAACCTTAATTTCCAGGCGGCCGGTGGGGCGATCTTCGTTAATTTTATCTGCGTCTCTTTCTTGAATACGGCCTTGGGCGGCCACTACAAATTCATTGCGCAGGCGATCCGCAGCGCCATGGGCTTCTGGATTGACCTGGGGGTCCATGACCAGCTGAATCAGGCCTGAGCCATCGCGCAGGTCTACAAAGACCACGCCACCGTGGTCGCGGCGGCTTTGTACCCAGCCACAAACCGTGACGGTTTCTCCCAGGGGGGCCTGGAGCAAAGCTGTTGCCATATGGGTGCGTTTCAATTTCATGCTTCTATTCCTGTTATCTCGTTTGTCGTGATTTGCTTTTGTCTTGCGGCATTGGCCTTTTCCCGCAGGGCTTCCTGATCGATAAAATCCTGAAGAATTTTAACCGCCGCCACCTGATCGATCATCGCCTTGCGCTTGCGTTTTTTCATGCCGGTGGCAAGCATTTGCTCCTGCGCGAATTCGCTGCTGTGGCTCTCGTCGATAAAGTGAAGTTCAAGATCTGGAAATTCCTGATGGATACGATTTGCAGCCCCCTTGCTGTAACGGGCCTGTTCAGTCATTTCACCATTGCCGCCCAAAGGCAGGCCCACCACGATTTGTTTGGCCTGAAATTCCTGCAGAATTTTTGCAAGTTCTGCCAGATCGTCTTTCCAGGATTTACGTTGAATCGTCGTGACCGGGCGCGCGAACCAACCCATGGGATCGCTGACTGCGATGCCGATGGTGCGGGTTCCTACATCCAGGCCGAGTACTCGGGGTTTGGGTTGCATTGGTTACTCCAGCGGGGGCTCGTTCAGGCATGAATTTATGCAAACTCCCTGAACACACTATTTTAACCCGGATTGCGTTGAGTCGGAAATGCGTTTGCAAACGAAGCAGCTCAGACAGGGCTCACACAAGCCTTTACAAAACAGCTTTGCAATGTGAGCAAGTTATCAGTCAGCCTGTGAGCAGACTAACTTGCCTATTCGTCAAGATCGGTTTGAATAGAGGTATCACACGCAAGAGGTAAATGGGATGCAAGTAGACAAAGCCGCCTGTTTTCAATTGGTACAGAGTCTCTGGGGGGGAATTCACGAGCGAATCCAGCGACTGAATACGGTTCACGACAAACGCAGGGTTTTAAAACAAGCCCACAGCCAGCTCATGCAAGAGCTTCCTCTCCCCAGTGGCAGCCCCAACCAGCAGAAGGCCCTTGAAATATTAAGAGCCCAGGCCTGCATAGAATTGTTTTGCAAGCGTCGGATAGAAAAGCTCAAGGCCTCTGCTTTGCCCGATGCACAGAAACAGAATCTGATTGCAGATTTGGCTCTGAATTTAAGCCAGTCTCAAGCTCGCCTCTCAGCCCAGTGGCCCGTTTTAACCCCCGAAGAAGAAGAAATTCTGCCCCTGCTTTTGATGCGCCAAAGCCTTGAAGAAGAGTTTTCAATGCTCTGGATGCAGCTCAAAAAAGAGGCAGACCGTCAGGAAATTGCCTAGAGGCTACCAAAATCCAGAACTTTGGGTGCTGAGCCATTTGCGGGCCAAAAGATATGCACGGGCGCAGGCCGACCGGCGACGCCCTCATTTTTATTCAGAAAATATTTATCCCGCCGACCGGTTTCTGCGGTTTGTTTGAATCCCACGGTCGAGGTATTGCCCTTGTGCACCTCATAGATATTGACCGGCAGCTGATAAAATTTTGCATTTTGCACCGCTTTTTTATATGAAAAACGCTCAACACTGGGATCCAATCCCTTCCCACCGGGCCCCAACATGCTTTTGTGTAGCAGTTTTTCAAGCGCCTGAATTCTTTCTTTTTCGTTGGGGTTGTTTAAGGCCGTCAGGGTTTGATTGAGCACATCCACGGCCTGGGGATCGGCAGGAATTTTTTCAATCGCAGCCTGGGCCGTACTGATCAGGGTCAGGCTCGCCAAGGTCAACAGTCCACTGAGAAAAGGTTTGGTTTTCATCATTTCGCTCCGCTTGTGATTAAAAGATGGAAAAATCATAACAAGGGTTTAGAAAGCTGCCAAGCTTTGAAATAACAGAAACCAGTACAAATTGTTAAACTTTGTAAAAGATCCGCGCCAGAACATAGCCCAGACTGACAGCTCCCATACTGCCCACCAAATTGAGGGCGAGATTGAACAGGGCCCGCAAGGGGGAGTGTTGCAGCCAGAGTTCAAGGGTTTCAATACTGAAGGCCGAAAAGGTGGTTAAACTGCCTAAAAAGCCCACCATCACCAGCAGTCGCAATTCAGGGGGTTCTTTCAGGCCGTGGCTGAAGGCTTCCAAAAGATAGCCAGCCACAAAGCAGCCGAGTAAATTCACACAGAGGGTTCCCCAGGGAAACCCCGGCAAATAGTGTTTAAGCGTACCCACCATCAAATAGCGGGAAATAGCGCCGGCAGCACCCCCAAAGGCGATCGCCAGCAGATGATTCAATGAAACAGACACAGTGATTCCTCCCTCTAAAATTGGAGTAGGAATCATCAGCCCCTGCGGGTAGTGGGGCGGTTTGGGGAGTCCCTGGCCGAGTCCATGACCAAAAATAGTTTAACATGTCTCCTGCCCGCTGCAAGAAGTTAAGTTTAATCTAAAAATTGTTAAAGAACCGTAAGAAATTTTGCATGCGTTCCGATGAAAAAAACATGGGGAATTTTTCAATTTATAACGCACCATCAGGAAACAGCATCGGACAGGTCTCTCGCCTGCTCGGGCGAACTCAAGCTGCGCCCCAAACCCAAGCTCCCGCCAGCAAACTCCCTCCCCTTCCCGCCCACTGGAAACCCGATACCTTCCAACAAAATGCTCCCCAAGGCCAAATTCCCGCTTCAGGCAGTTTTTTACTTTCCCCTGATCTGCTCAAGACTTGGAATTCTGTTCCCCAGCAAGCTCCCCAAGCCACTCAACCGGCCCGCCCCCTGCCGGTACTGCCCAGTTTTCCCGCCCCGGTTCAGGCCCCCAGCTTGCCCGATTCAGCCGAAGATAGCGATGGCGAAATGGAAGATCCTGAATTGCTCGATCTTCCCGATGCGACTGATACTCCTGCCAGTGCCCCCAAACTCCAGTGGCCAGAAACCATTCCCCTGCCACGCCCCAAACCCCGGCCAGAACGCAGCGAGACCTACCCCAAAGAGGTGCATGATACCGGTCTGAAAGACAAATACGGTCGGGGCATCAGCCTCACGGGCGAAGCCGAAGCCGGTCTGCGTAAAATTCAAGACATCGCCCGCAGCAAAGGCATCAAAGTCGAAGTCTTTTCTTCTTACCGCAGTGTCGAACACCAACGTCAGCTCTGGAACAAAGCCCTGAAAAAATATGGTTCTGCTGCCAAAGCACGCAAATGGGTGGCTCCCCCAGGTCACAGCCGACACAATGCGGGCAAAGCCATCGATCTCAATCTGCTGCGCAATGGGCGCAAAATTTCGCAGCGGGAATTTGATGCGATTATTGCCCAGGCCGGTATGTACCGCCCCATGTCCTGGGAAGGCTGGCATATTGAACCGCTCTCAACCCGTTCCAGCCGAGGCCATTAGGCCGTGACAGCCCCCCTCTGGCAGGCCGAATACGAAATTTCACACGCCCAGGCCCAGGCCCTGATCAGCCGTCAATTTCCAGAACTCTGCCCGCTCGAGCTTCATTATTTGGGCCAGGGCTGGGACAACCAGGTCTTCAGCGTCAATCAAGACTGGCTCTTTCGCTTTCCGCGCCGAAAAATCGCCCTGGATTTATTGGCCACCGAACTCAAACTGCTCAAGCCCCTGGCAGAGGTCCTGCCGCTTCAAATTCCTGTGCCCCAGTTTCTAGGCCAACCTGCCGACGATTACCCCTGGCCCTTTGCAGGTTATCACCTGATCTCTGGCCAGAGCGCCTGCCAATGCGCACTTTCACCCGCTGAACGCAGGGCCATGGCCCCACGCCTTGCGGATTTGCTCAAAAGCTTGCACACCCGCCCAACAGCTTGGCGGGAACACTATCAAATCCCCCCCGACCGCCTGCAAAAAGTCAACCTGGCCGAACGCCTGCCACAAACCCGTGAGCGCCTGCGCGAAGCCCGAGACAAGCGTTTGCTAGAAGAGATCGAACCCTTTGAACACTTTCTGGCAGGCCTGCCCGCAGAAACTCCCAGTGATCGACCAAAGGCTCTGGTGCATGGCGATTTGTATCTGCGCCATTTAATCGTCAACGAAAATCACGATTTGGTCGGAATCATTGACTGGGGCGATGCCCATTGGGGCGATCCTGCTACCGATTTATCGCTGGTTTTCGCCTTTCTGCCCCCCTCTGCCCGCCCAGCGTTTTGGCAAAGCTACGGTGAGGTTTCTGAACTCACTCAAAATTTGGCCCGCTTTCGCGCAATCTTTCACAGCCTGGCCCTGCTGCTCTATGCCGAAGACACCGCCGATACTTTGCTCTTCAATGAGGCCAGGCGTTCACTTGGCTGGATTTTAAGTGAGCAAATTGACTGAAGTGCAACCCAACTTTGACTGTTCTTTGACACAGTCGCCCCTCCGCTTCACCTAAACTGAATTCAGAGTTTTGCAAAAGGTGGCCAAAATGTTCAGTTTTCTTCCCTCGCCCCTGCTGGGGGTGCTTTCCGCCTCGATGATAGTTTTAAATACCCTTTTTTGGTGTGCCACCCTGGTTCCCCTGATTCTGCTCAAGTTTATTCCGATCCAGCCCCTTCGCCATTTCAGCACCCTGGGGCTGATGTGGCTGGCCAACCATTGGGTCGCAGGCAATAGCCTGATCATGAAACTGACCCAAGACACCGATTGGGATGTGTCTGGGATTGAGCAACTGGATCTGCGCAAATCCTATCTGGTGATCAGCAACCACCGCTCCTGGACAGATATCTTCGTGCTTCAGCACGTCTTTCAGGGCAAAATTCCCTTTCTCAAATTCTTTCTCAAACAGCAGCTGATCTGGGTTCCGCTTTTGGGCGTGGCCTGGTGGGCGCTGGATTTCCCCTTTATGAAGCGCTATTCACGCGAGTATTTAGAAAAACATCCTGAAATGCGCGGCAAAGACATGGAAACCACCCGCAAACACTGTGAAAAATACAAGCAATACCCTGTTTCAGTGATCAATTTTTTAGAGGGCACCCGCCTGACCGAGGCCAAGCTCAAGCGCCAGAACTCACCTTACCAGCAGCTTTTAAAGCCCAAAGCGGGCGGTGTGGCCCTGGTCTTATCTGCCATGGGAGATACCCTCAGTGAAGTCTTGGATGTCACGATTCTCTATCCAGGCCACCAAAAGCACAAACCCTTCTGGGCGCTCTTGAGTGGGCATTTGCCTGAAATCACGGTCAAGGTGCGCACCCTGCCCTTGCCTGAAAATGTAATCGGTCGGGATTATCTCAATGACCCCGACTACCAGCAACAAATTCAGACCTGGGTGAACCAACTCTGGCAAGACAAGGATCAGTTAATTCAAGCCACCCAAGCCGCCTGGCAGAGCCAGCACCCAGACACACGCCAGCCTGCCCCCCAACTTGAAAAAGTCTGAGCGACTTGGGCTCAGCCCTGTTTTTGCAGCAGCATCAGCCCATTCCAGAAGCTGGGATGGCCGTTATTGCAGGTTTTTTGTTCAAACAGCAACTGGTATTTGCCGCCTTGGTCTTTGAGAAACTGGTGGGTGGCGGCATAGGGTGCGGTTTCATTGATATCGTCAACGAGCACCCAGGCACCAGGGGCCAGATACGGATCAGCCATCAGCAGGCCCTCGTATTGCGCCTGGTAAGCATGATCGGCATCATAGAAATACAGACCGATCGGCTGGTTGATATGAAAATTTTTAAAATAGTCTCGAAACTCCATTGAATAAAAGGCGTGCAGCGGGCTGCGCAGGCGCTCAAACCAAGCCCTGAAATGGGGTTCAGGATTGCTGGGCGGCAAATACAGATTTTGATTGGAAATGATCAAATTCGAAAAATTATCCACGCCAATGCAGATTTTATCGGGGTTGCCCAAGAGTCCGGCCAGAAAAGTATAACCATACCAGGTGCCAATATTCAGAAAGCACTGTTCAGGCGGCATTTGCCTGACCATTTCATGAATCAAAGCGGCAATCGCAAAACTACTCAGTTTCGGAATTTGTTTGAGGGGAGCCAAGAGCTGTTTGGTTTCAGTGTCTTCTTCAGGCAAAAGGGTCTGCTCCCACTCCCAGGCTTCGGCATCTCCCTGGCTGGGATAGGTCATGGGGCTATAGCCCTCAAAACGAATCCCATTTAAATAGCTTAAAATATCCAAAACTCTGCGCACTCCTCTGCTCTGTTCGCTAGTCGCTGCTGGCTTGTGGGGTTACAATACCCTTTATGTATTCTAACCTGAAACAATTCAGCCATGCTTGAGGCCCGCGAACTGGTCAAAACCTACCGCATGGCCCAGCAAGAGGTACAGGCCCTACGCGGCGTCAGTTTTACCGTTGAAGCCGGTGAAATGGTCGCGATTATGGGGCCCTCTGGTTCAGGAAAGTCTACGCTGATGACGCTTTTGGGCTGTTTAGACACCCCCACTTCAGGCAGCCTCAGTCTGGATGACGTCGATGTCAGCCAGGCCTCAGAGGTTGAACTCTCGCATATCCGCAACCAGAAAATTGGCTTTGTCTTTCAATCCTTTAATCTGCTCACGGATATGACTGCGCTTGAAAACGTCGCTCTGCCCCTGTTTTATGCCCGCCTGCCCAAACACGAACGCATGGCAAGGGCCCAGGCCGCGCTGGAACATGTCGGCCTGGGAGAACGTATCCACCACACCCCTTTGGAGCTTTCTGGCGGTCAACAGCAGCGGGTCAGCGTGGCACGGGCCTTGGTCGGCAAACCAGCCCTGCTTCTTGCCGACGAACCCACAGGTGCGCTGGATACCCGCACCAGCTATGAAATCATGCACCTGCTGCAAAATTTGAACCAGGAGGGAAGCACCCTGGTGATTATCACCCACGAAATGGACATCGCCCGCTGCTGCCGCCGGATTGTGATTCTGCGCGATGGAAAAATTGAATCCGATACCCCCAATACCCCCTGGCGACCTGAATTGCCTGAGGAGGAAGCCCATGCCTAAACGTCTTTTGGCAGCCAGTGTGCTGAGCCTGGTGCTGGCCGTTCTGCCGGTTTCTGCGGCTGAATTGCCCCTGAATTTGCAAACCTGTATTGAAATGGCACTCAAAGCCAATCTGGGCTTGCAGGTCAGTCGGCTCGATCCTGCTATCAGCCAGATGGAGTTGGCCCAACAACGCGCCCAATTTGGTTTAAAAGCCGGGGCCCAGGCCGGTTTAAACCAAAACGTCTCCCCCACCAATACCTCGTTTATTTCAGGGGCTTCGGTTCTGAATCAAACGCGACAGAATTACAGCCTTTTTCTTGAGCAATCCCTGGCCACAGGGGGCAATCTGCGCCTGGAACTGGATCAAAACGTGCAGGAGACCAATTCCACCCGCGCCGATCTCAACCCGGCCTATACCCCCCAATTGGCGCTGAACCTGAGCCACCCGCTTTTGCGCAATAGCCTGAATGGCCTGCGCCAGATCTCGGTCAAAGAAAACAGCCTCAAATCTGCCGCCTGGAATTACAAAGCCCAGGCCATCGATACGGTGGCAGCCGTTCAGGATGCCTATTGGAATCTGGTTTTCTACCGCGAACGCATGCGCGTTCAGGAGCGCTCACTCAAAATCCTTGAAGATCTTTTGCAAATGAACCAGGAGAAAATGAAAGCGGGCTTCATGTCAAGGATTGACCTGCTTCAGACCGAAGCCAATATTGCTTCGCGCCGGGCCAATCTGCTCGATGCCCGCCGCAATCTTGAAAACACCCAGGATCAACTCAAACAGCTGCTCAACCCAGGTGCCAAAGAGAGTCTGGTTCAATGGGATAGCGAGCTGCTTCCAGCCGATCAGCCCCAGTTCAAACCCTATGCAGTCGGCCTTGAAGCAAGCTATAAGACGGCCCTGAGTTCCCGCCCCGACTACCTGATTCAGGAACTCAGCCTGAACAACAGCCAACTCCAGGAAGAAATCGCAGGCCAGAACCGGCTGCCGCAATTGAATCTTCAAGGCAGTTCAGGCCTGCAAAGTCTGGATGGTAGTTTTTCAAATTCGCTCTCAAAGATGTTTGGCCTGCAAACCTATTTCTGGTCCTTGGGCCTGAATTTTGAAATGCCCGTGATCGGCAATAGCTTTGAAACCCAATACCAACAGGCGGTCTTGGTGCGCCAGCAGCAGGAAACCCGACTGCGCGATCTGCGCCAGCAAATTCTGCGTGAAATTCGCCAGGCCACCCGCAATGTGGAGATGACAGCCCAGCAGGTAGCCGCCACCGGCCTGGCCAAACAATTGGCAGAAGAACAACTCAAAGCCCAAACCGAAAAGCTGAACCTGGGCCTGACCACCAATTTTCAGGTTTTGCAGTTTCAAAGTGATTTTGAGCAGGCCTCTTTGGCAGAGGTCAATGCCGTGATCGAACATATTCGCGCGATCAACCGCCTGCAAAAGGCGGAAGGAACCTTGCTGGAGGCGGTAGGCATTTCATGGGCGCAAAGTTAAGCCTTTTGGCCTTGAGCTGCCTGCTCTGGGCTTGTCAGAACGTTGCCAGTGAAAACCAACAGGCCAGCGTGCACCCGATCCGACAGGATTTTGTGCATTGGGTTCAATCGGAGGGGGAACTGCAACCCGTGGTTCAGGAAACCCTCAATGTTCCTGAGCGCATGTGGGGCACCCTTGAAATGCTTTTGCCTGAAGGGCAGCAGGTCAAAAAAGGCCAGGTCATTGCCAAGGTCAATTCACGCCATTTCATTGAGCGCATGAACCGCTATATGGAGCGTTCCACTGAAGAACGGGCCAATTTAATGAAACAGCGGGCCGAATTGCCACTCGAACGGCTCAAGATTCAATCCTCAGTCCAGGAAAAACAAAGACAGACCCAAATTCAAAAACTGGAAGAAGAGCTGGTCAAAGAGGGCCCTCGCAGCGATGAACGGGTCAAGGCCAGGATTGAAGCTGAACTGGCGGCTCTGCGGATCGCCCATTTTCCGATCGCTGAAAAAGAAAACCTCTACAACAAGGGCTATTTGCCCGAACAGGATCTGAAAACTGCCCAGCAGGATCTGCTGGCACTTGAAACCACGCGCGAGACCTCTGAACTGACGCTGCAGCAACAGACCCAAGCCTACCGCGCGCCTGATATCCAGGGCGCGGGCCTGAAAACCCGCAGCGCCTCGCTCGAAACCCGAATTGCGGAACTGGAAGGCAAATCCCGCCAATCGCTGCTGCGCACGCAAACCCGCAACCAAAGCAGTCGGGTCAAAGGCTTTGACCGCCGCTTTTCAAGTATGCAGGAACGCATGAATGGGGCTGAAATCAAAGCGCCCTTTGATGGCACGATTCTCTATCCCCGACTCTGGGGCAACCAGATTCCCACCGTGGGCATGGAAGTCTGGAACGGGTTGCCGATCGTGCAGGTCGTGCGCACTGACCAATTGCGGGTTTTGACACGGGTCGATGAATTCAGAATTCCCTTTGTCAAACTGGGTCAGCGTGTGCGCTGTACCAGCCCCGGTCTGCCCGGTCAGGTCTTTATGGGCAAAGTCGCCAAAATTCAAAAACTCGCAAAATACAAAGATGAATCCAAGCCCACAGGTTTAAAATACTTTGAAATCGAAGTCACCCTCGACCAGCTGCCCAAAGAACTCAAGGCCCATATGCGCGTGCAGACTGAAATAGAAGTGCAAAGTCTGAAAAATGTCTGGACTCTGCCGCTTGAAGCCCTCGAAGAAAAGGATCAGAAAGCGCATTTGAAACAACTCACGGCTGGCAAAGTCGAAAACCGCGAAGTTAAAATTCTGGCCCGGAATGAAGATCAGGCCGTGCTGGCGGGTGAATTCAGCGGCCAAGAAGAAATCCTCTTGGGGAAAACGCCATGAAACGGGGAGCAGCGTTGATCCTCTGCCTGCTCTGTGCCTGTCAGGCCCAAACGACACGAGAATGGCAGACCCTAACCGTGCAAAGCGGCGCATTGGATCTCAGTCTTCACGAAAGCGGAGAGGTGGTTTCACAATCGGAAACCTCGCTGCGGATTCCCTTTGATGGCAAAATGACTCAATTATTGCCCGAGGGCACCGTTGTGAAAAAAAACCAAGTCATTGCGCGCATGGACACCTCCAGCCAACAGACCGAACTGGACAATGCCCGCTTTTCTTGGGATGAAGCCCGTTTTGATCAGGATCTGGCCGCACTCAATCGCCAAATACGCATTGAACAGACCCAAAACACCCAGGAACAGGCAAGATTCAAGGCGCGCTTAGAAGAGCTGAAGCTTCTGAAACTCAAGACCGAACGCGACCCCGTGGCGCTGACTCGGGTCCGTGAAGGCTTAAAAGCCCTGGCGCAAAGACAAGAGATTTTGAGTTTGGAAGCACGCGAGCGCAAGCGTCTGTTTGAATTGGGCTATCTTTCCCGTGAAGAGCGGGATCAGGCCCAACTTCAACTCGAAGAATCTCAAAAAGAGCAAAAACGCCTTGAGGCCGAACTTTTGGTTTTGCAGCAGGGCCCCCGCCCCCAGGAAATTCAGAAACAGAAAGTCCAGCTTGAAAAAGCGCGCGCGGCCATCAAACTGGCAGACCGCGAAGGCAAGGTGCAGGTGCGGGTCGCTGAGGTCATGAAACGCTCTGCCGAAAGTCGGATTAAAACCTATCACAACCGCATGAATTATTACCAGGATCTGATTCGCAGAGGACAGCTCACCGCTCCCCTGCCGGGCACTTTGGTCTATGGCAAAATGCGGGTCGGTCAGGACATGATTCCCGTCAAAGCAGGAGATTCTGTCAAAGAGGGCATTGAAGCCGTGCGTTTGGTCGATCTGCAACAGCCCTTGATTCGCCTGACCCTGAATGAAATTGACGCGCCCCAGGTGCAACTCGGGCAGAAGGTCAAGGTCAGCCTGGATGCTTGGCCTGAATTGGTTTTAAAGGGCGAGGTTACCCGCTTACTTCCCATTGCACGCCAAACCCTCAGCAATGATGCCCTGGAGATTCAGGGCATTACCTGTGAAATTCGCCTTGAAAAACCCGATCCCCATCTGCGCCCCGGCATGACCGCCCAGGTCGATATCCAGATTCAGGCCATGAAGGGGGTTTTAACGGTTCCCACCCAAGCCCTTCAGCAAAGCAAGAGCGAAAGTTTTGTCTGGGTTTTAGAGGCTGGCAAAGCCCAAAAGCGCAAAATTAAAACAGGCAAAAGCGATGCCTTGAACACGTTGGTACGCGAAGGACTCAAAGCCGGGGATACCGTGATCTTAAATCCACCCCCAAGCGGCAGGGGAGATTCAGATGCCTAAAGCCTTACTCTTGCTGCTGATCTTCGCTTTCAGTGCCTGTCAGAAGCCCGTCGAAAGCCCCAGTGAGTCTGTGGGTATTCACCCCCAAAAGGGGGTCTACCTGCGCCAGGTCGAAATGGTAGGCGAAGTCGAAGCACGTTCCCAGGTCTATTTGGCCCCCGCTTTCAGCGCCAAACTCGAAAAAATCGCAGAGGATGGCGCCCAGGTAAAAAAAGGGCAGGAGGTGGCCCGCCTCGATGTCAAAGACGAAGAAGAGGATCTCGAAGATCAAAGCATGGAAATGGATGCCGCTCGCAATGCCCTGATGGAGCATGAGCGCAGCACGGCGGGTGAAAAGGTCAAACTGGATGCCGAAATTCAAAGGGCCCAGGCCGATCTGGCCCAAGCAGAGCTGGCTTTGCGTGAACTCTTGGCTGGCACCCGCAAAGAAGAGCTTGAAAAAAAGGCCCTGCAACTGCATTTAACCCAAAAAGCACTGGAGCTCTCCCGCTCCAACCTGGGGCTGAAAGAAAAACTGGCGCAAAAAGGCATGAGCACCCAGCTGGAAGTTTTGCAGGCCCGTTTGGATCTGAGCAACCGCGAACGCGATTTTCGCATTGCCGAAGCAGAATCCCAACAGGCCCGCGAAGGTGCCACCCGCCTGAGCCGTGAAGAAGCGCGTGTCCAGGTTCAGCTTTCAAAATCTGCCCTGGCCTGGGCGCACAAGAACAAAACCCTCAGCCTGAAAAACCTCGAACTTGAGCGCAAAAAGAAACAGGCCAAATTAGACAGCGCCAGCTTAAAGGTCAAACGCCTCAAAGACCGCATCAAGCAATCGACCCTGCGGGCCCCGATTGCCGGAACCGTTGTGATCAACCGTACCTGGACCCAAGAGGGTTTGAAGCGGGTCGGTGTCGGCGATGAGGTTTCAGAAGGCAACCCCTTTATGTCGGTCGCAAATCTGGCCGATGTCAGAATACGCAGTGAACTGGATGAAACCCTGATCCGTGAAGTCAAACCCGGTATGGAGTGCACGATTGAACTGCCCAGCATGAAGGGCAAATTCTTCAAGGCCAAAATACTCAAAATCGGCGTTTTGGCGCATGAGCGCAGCCAACGCCAAAACACCCAGGGCCTGAACAAGGTCTTTGATCTTGAAATTCTACCCACCGCCCAAGAGGGCCTGTTTAAAC contains the following coding sequences:
- a CDS encoding Holliday junction resolvase RuvX, whose amino-acid sequence is MQPKPRVLGLDVGTRTIGIAVSDPMGWFARPVTTIQRKSWKDDLAELAKILQEFQAKQIVVGLPLGGNGEMTEQARYSKGAANRIHQEFPDLELHFIDESHSSEFAQEQMLATGMKKRKRKAMIDQVAAVKILQDFIDQEALREKANAARQKQITTNEITGIEA
- the crcB gene encoding fluoride efflux transporter CrcB, which gives rise to MIPTPILEGGITVSVSLNHLLAIAFGGAAGAISRYLMVGTLKHYLPGFPWGTLCVNLLGCFVAGYLLEAFSHGLKEPPELRLLVMVGFLGSLTTFSAFSIETLELWLQHSPLRALFNLALNLVGSMGAVSLGYVLARIFYKV
- a CDS encoding acyltransferase, whose protein sequence is MFSFLPSPLLGVLSASMIVLNTLFWCATLVPLILLKFIPIQPLRHFSTLGLMWLANHWVAGNSLIMKLTQDTDWDVSGIEQLDLRKSYLVISNHRSWTDIFVLQHVFQGKIPFLKFFLKQQLIWVPLLGVAWWALDFPFMKRYSREYLEKHPEMRGKDMETTRKHCEKYKQYPVSVINFLEGTRLTEAKLKRQNSPYQQLLKPKAGGVALVLSAMGDTLSEVLDVTILYPGHQKHKPFWALLSGHLPEITVKVRTLPLPENVIGRDYLNDPDYQQQIQTWVNQLWQDKDQLIQATQAAWQSQHPDTRQPAPQLEKV
- a CDS encoding macrolide ABC transporter ATP-binding protein is translated as MLEARELVKTYRMAQQEVQALRGVSFTVEAGEMVAIMGPSGSGKSTLMTLLGCLDTPTSGSLSLDDVDVSQASEVELSHIRNQKIGFVFQSFNLLTDMTALENVALPLFYARLPKHERMARAQAALEHVGLGERIHHTPLELSGGQQQRVSVARALVGKPALLLADEPTGALDTRTSYEIMHLLQNLNQEGSTLVIITHEMDIARCCRRIVILRDGKIESDTPNTPWRPELPEEEAHA